The genomic region AGAGAGGTTGCGGGCGATCTTGCTCTTGATCAGGATCCGGTAGATCCCATCGGTGGCCTGGCCGCGGTGCTGTTGCACGTTATAGCCGATTCGGTCCAGGGTGGCCCCTACGGCCGTGTCAATATCCCGATAGGCCGCAGTATTGTCCAGGGCGGCTTTGAGCTCCTGTAGCTCCCCGGCCACGATCCCGAGCAGTTTACCGATGTTTGAATTCGGATCCCGGTTATAGCGGTAGGTCAGGCGTTTGAGCATATTCTCAACCAGAGGCATCGTCCACCACCACCTTGGTACTGTCGGTTTCGGCCACCTCATTGAAGTCAATCGTGATATTACTCGTTCCTGCCGATTGACCGGCCTCGTTGACGGTCACCGCCACGTCCCGCACCCCGGGGATTTGGTAACACCGCTCAATAATCTTCGAGTAGATAACATCCTGCCCCATGCTCAATCCGGCGTAGAGCGCGCCGTCGGCGTCATAGCCGCCGATGTAGCGAATGATCTCGGTCCGGATACGCTCATGGCCGTCCGCCGGGTATTCTGCGGTGTAATCGACCGCTACGTCAACTTCGATATTCACCACCTCGGCCGGCGTGTAGCTGATATTGTGCTCCTGCCCCGCGTCATCCTGCACGGTTTCAGTCTCACTCCCGTGCGCCTGGATCCCGGCGGCCTTGGTAGCCAGAATGGTGGCGGCGATATCTGCGGCCTCCCCGCCTAGGGTGTAGCACTCAATGCTCTTCGCGGGCCGCCCTGCCGCGTCTTCCTCCATGGTATTGTTTTCGACCACCAGGGCTGCCCGGACTCCGGCGGTCTGCAAAAGCGCCGCCCGGATAGAGTCCACGGTGGACGCCCCGCCGATGGCCACGGACTGCAGGTAGCGCTCTCTAAATTCGGCATCAGTCTCCCGGTTGCGGCCGCCGGTGAGCTGCTCGGCGTTCGTCGCCTCGTCCACGCCCACGGCCGGGTTAATGATCTCGGTGATGGTGTTCATCGGGACGTTCCCTGCGGTGCCCGGTTCCTGGGCTACAATAGGGGCGGTGATGCTGCCGTCGGTATCAATAGTTACCCCTTCAGTCGTCTCGAACAGGAGGCCGTCCGCGGTGCCTACGACAAACCCCGCCGGGATAACGGTATCTTCGTCTCCGGTGATGGTGATCTCCCCGGTGGCACGCTCCGCCGGGCGGCGCACAATGCCCACGTAGAGACCCACCTTGTCCAGGGAGTGACCCGTGGCGGTGTCGACGAAGGCGGCGTTATAGACGCTCTCGGCCACCTGCCAGAGAATGCCGATTGACCAGGCTACGATGCGAAGAAAAAGCCCCAGGGGCGAACGCTCTGTTAAATTAATATTCTCGCCGAACAGGTTCCGCGCCCTAGCTTCCATGGCCGTCATAATATCGGCGTAACGCCGCCGCCGGAAGCCCTCGGGTAACAGTCCGTAGTCAGGCAATTAAAGCACCTCCTGCCCGGTGATAATTTCGCCGTCCATGCGCAGGGCAAAGGTAATTGTCAGAGTGCGGGTGGACGGGTCATAATCGAATTCCAGGCCTAAAACCTCGTCAATGCGGGATTCCTGGCGCAACGCCTTCATCATCGCCGCCCGGAAGCGGGCCTCGGCCGGTTTCTGGCCCAGCAACTTGTAGTGCTCCAGCCCATGAAGTGTGTTCAAAAACCACTCCCCGGCGTTGGTCTGCAAGAGAAGCCGCACCGCCTGGAGCTTCTCGTCGGCGCCCTCTATCATGCGGATACTATTCTGGCCGTCCAGCTGCAGGTCGCCGGTGTCCTCGTCGAGCAGGAAAGTATTTAGGTCCGTCATGGCCACCCTCCTATATCAAACCCACTACCACGCCGTCGGAGAGGTCGTGCCGCCGACCGCTGGAAGCCGCGTCCAGAGGCCGCTCCAAAAAGACCACCAGAACCTTGTCACCCGCCTCATAGTGCGGACCGGTGCATTCCAGCTCTCCCAATTCGGCGCAGGTGTACCGGTAGCGGTGGCGCAAAAGCGGCAGGTTGACCAGCAGCGGCGCCGGCTCGTTCCCGTCCAGCCGAACCAGGGGCACGGCGCTCGCCCGGTCACCACTTACGGCAGTGAGGCGGCAGGGCAGGGCGGTATGCAGCCGGCCCAATTCGCTGCCAAGCAGGTTTCGCAAAAACTTTATGGTATCGCCGCTCACGCCGGGACCACCTCCAGGCGGGTCTCAAAGTCCTCATCGCCACAAACATGCTCGCCCTTGACCACGCGGCAAAAGCCGGTCAGGTTTCGGCTTTCCACTTTGATAATTGAGTCCGCCCGGATGCGGTGATTGAGGAGCGATATTACGCGCCACTTTTCCTCACCGTCCTGGGTTTCAATCCGCTCCGGGTATTCCACCAGGCCGGTGTCATGGCGCAGCACGACGGCGATCCGGTTGCCCTGGTCCGGCGGCAGCACGAATACGGCGCCGTTGGAGATGTGCATTTTTGCCCCGCAATCGCTCACCACCTGTCGCAGCGCCGACTGCAGAGAACCAGAAAAGGTCCGCCCGCCCGGGTAGGTTACATCTTTTGGCAATTTGAAAGCCCCGATCTCTAAGCCGAACATTTTTAGCATGTCGGCGATGATCTGACTTGCCTTGATTCCCGCTTTATAAGCTTTGCTAATACGTGCGTTCAGCCACCGGTCCGTTGCGTCGCCTGCTTCCAGGCGCAGAATGCGCTCGTTGCCCGCGCCCCGAACCGTTTGCCAGAAGCTGCGCACTTCATCGGTGACGCCGGCCAGGATAGTTCCAGAATCGGCTTCATACCCGGCGTTGAGAATCACCGTTTGGCCGCACTTGAATTTGTTGACCGTGCTATCGGCCAGGTTGAAAATGTCTATCGTGGCCTGATTCGGCTCCGGCTCGGTGTCGAAGCGCAGCTGGAAGTGAATGTCAAAGGGCGGTGATTCGACTAGCGCCCCGCCGGATGCCACGCTAACCCTCCGCCTGAAGAGCTGCATCGTCCGCTCCCTCCCGGTTAATCACATACAAGTAAACGCTTTCTCCCAGGTTGTCCCAGCTTACGTCTTCCTCCCGCCAGGCGAGATCGAAAGGAATCAAGGCAACCCCGGGGAACCCCTCGGCGGCGCAGGTAGCAAACAAGGGCCAGGCATAGACCAGGCGCTCGCCGGCTGCCAGGAGTTCTTCCCCCCGGTAAAGATCCACCGTGAAGAAATCCCCTTCGGAATTGTAATGCATCTCCAGGGTATAGGTCGTTCCGGCCAGAGGAACGTCGAAGCGGTACGGCATCCGGTTTTTGTCTATCGCGATGAAGTCCATAATGATGCCCCTTTATTTTTTGAAAACCTTGCCCAGGTAATTAAGCGCTTTCACCAGTAGCGAAGTAGTCTTTGCAGGGGCTGCTTCCCGGGCCTCGAAAAGCGCATCCGGCCGCTGCGAGGGATGCGGCATCTGTATGCCCGCCGGAATCACTGGCCGGACCTGGGCGGCCACCGCTCCCGGAGCGGTAGGGGGGGTCACCGGGTCCGGGGCGACGTAGACAGCCGTCTCACTCACGGCTATGCGGATTTCACGCAGCTCCAAGCGAAAGCTGAAACCGTCGGCAATCCGCGCCGTGTGCGAAGCGGGAAAGCTTTGGATAATCATATTGCCGACAATATTCCGCCCGGAATATTCGAGCACCTCGCCCTTCTGGGCGTACTCCCGCAACTGCTCAAGCTTTTGCGCCGCGTCCTGGCCCACAACAACCCCGGAAACGATCAAAACAACGGGTCGCGGCCGGACGTGATCAACGATGTCGACACCCTGCTCAACCGAACGCTCGGTTACCTCGGCGGCATACTCGATATTCTCTTCTTCCACCACGCTGAAAACTACCTCGCCTAGGCTGGCCATTTAGTCACCTGCCCTCTTTCCAAGCCGCCGGAAAAAGGAATCCATCAGATCCGGGAATACGCCTTCAACCTGCGCACGTATCAGCTGCGCCGTCTCCCGGGGCCGGTCGGTACCGGTGACGTTGATCTCAATGTGCGGGGCCAGGGTATAGTCCGGTTTTGCGCCGGTATAAATGCCCCCGCCGCCGGCGCCGGCCAGGGCGGGGGCGCCCNNNNNNNNNNNNNNNNNNNNNNNNNNNNNNNNNNNNNNNNNNNNNNNNNNNNNNNNNNNNNNNNNNNNNNNNNNNNNNNNNNNNNNNNNNNNNNNNNNNNCGGCAATAATTCGTTTCCCAGGTCGACCGACAGATCCTTGAAAGCCCCCTTCAATGATTTCAACCGACCCGCGAAGGTGTCCGTTTCCCGCGCCGCGTTGCCGATAGCGTCCTGCGATTGCATGACGATAGCCCGGAACCGCACCTGTGTTTTTCGGTTCTCGTCCAGCTGCTGGAACGTCCCCTGGAGGCCCATCTCCTGCATGGCCAGGGCCAGGGTGTTTTCGTTTAAGACGGCCCCCAGGCTCCGTGCGGCGGTATGGATCCCGGTGAGCGCCGATTGCATATTGTGCAAGGCGTCGGTATCGGCCATATTCTCAAACGATGCGATGTCGATTCCCATTTCGACGATCTCCCGGGAGAATAGCGCCGCCTCCTCCCGGGCCATGCCCATGCCGACGAGCAGGTTCTGCATTTCGGCTAAGTAGCTCATCAGGTCGTACTTCGACCGTCCGATGGCCCCGGCCATATTCGCCGCCCACTGCTCACTTGCGGCCGCCATGTCCTTAAAAACGACGTTAAACTTCGCGCCCATTTCCTCGGCCCAGGAAGCGGTATTAATCATCAACCCGCCCATAGCCATGAGCGGCGCGGTGATCCGGAGCATGCCCCACTTGCCGAACTTCTCTGCGCTTTTCAGCACATTGCTGAAGCTGTTCGACAGCTTGTTTACCTTGCTGTCCAGATCCTTGAGCCGGCGAACCGCGTTCGCGGTATTGGTTTCAATGGTGACGCTCAAGCGTCTTATGCGGGACATTTATTTCACCTTCTTCCGGGCTTCCGCGATAGCAATATCCAAGGCCGCGTTGGCTTCGAGCACGTCGCCCCAACTCATCTGATCGATATGGAGCACGATGCCGCCGTCGGAAAAAATGAGCCGCCACAGGGGCCAGTTGTCCCGGGCGGCGGCCAGGTATTGCGCGTATGCCTCTTCGCGTTCAAAGAATCGGCCGCCCGTGTTGAAAGTTGACGGCTTCGGCCACGACCTCCTCCAGTTCGGAGTAATCCTCGAAATCGTCCAAGCGCTTTTTCGGATCTACCACGATATGCTCAAGGATTTCGTCGATAAACTTCTCTTCGTTTAAATTGCCGTTTTTGGTGCATCTTTGCCGGAGCCGGACCCACTCCCGGGCCGGTATTTTTTGCAGCGTGTATTCAGTGTCGCCTACGGTCACCTTTTTGGAGCCGATGGCCACGATAAATACCCTCCTTTTTTTGCCCCTGCCTTTTTTATTCCTTGATGCTGACATCATAATCAGCGCACATGATCTGCCACTCCTGGCCGGTGATCTCTCGGCCGCGCTCCAGATTCGCCGGTTTGACGATCCAGCACTGCGAGCCCCCGACCATGGTTTGCGGCGTATTGCGGTCCACCACCCGGGCCGGGAACATCTCCAGACTCTTGGCCAGGTTATTTAGGTGCGCGTTTGAGGGGCTGGTGTGTTTCAGCGTGACGGTGATCATCCCAAGCGAGTTTGCGTTGCGCGCCCGGTCAACTTCTCCCTGCGCGCCGACGTGGGGAGTGTAATGATCCT from Kiritimatiellia bacterium harbors:
- a CDS encoding baseplate J/gp47 family protein, whose amino-acid sequence is MTAMEARARNLFGENINLTERSPLGLFLRIVAWSIGILWQVAESVYNAAFVDTATGHSLDKVGLYVGIVRRPAERATGEITITGDEDTVIPAGFVVGTADGLLFETTEGVTIDTDGSITAPIVAQEPGTAGNVPMNTITEIINPAVGVDEATNAEQLTGGRNRETDAEFRERYLQSVAIGGASTVDSIRAALLQTAGVRAALVVENNTMEEDAAGRPAKSIECYTLGGEAADIAATILATKAAGIQAHGSETETVQDDAGQEHNISYTPAEVVNIEVDVAVDYTAEYPADGHERIRTEIIRYIGGYDADGALYAGLSMGQDVIYSKIIERCYQIPGVRDVAVTVNEAGQSAGTSNITIDFNEVAETDSTKVVVDDASG
- a CDS encoding DUF2634 domain-containing protein gives rise to the protein MTDLNTFLLDEDTGDLQLDGQNSIRMIEGADEKLQAVRLLLQTNAGEWFLNTLHGLEHYKLLGQKPAEARFRAAMMKALRQESRIDEVLGLEFDYDPSTRTLTITFALRMDGEIITGQEVL
- a CDS encoding DUF3277 family protein, whose protein sequence is MSDSVTYDPRDVNVVVGNAFLTGFAEGTFVSCEKNEDHYTPHVGAQGEVDRARNANSLGMITVTLKHTSPSNAHLNNLAKSLEMFPARVVDRNTPQTMVGGSQCWIVKPANLERGREITGQEWQIMCADYDVSIKE